Proteins from one Caulobacter sp. X genomic window:
- a CDS encoding DUF1501 domain-containing protein gives MHRRDFLSAGLAATAVAVGGRAWSAPATDQRLLVIFLRGGYDAMNVVIPTSSDFYYESRPTIAIARPDPANPNAALPLDSDWSLHPALKDSLYPLWTKKQIAFVPFAGTDDMTRSHFETQDTIELGQPGGGPRNYRSGFMGRLAKELSGGRPIAFTAQPPLAFQGPMSVPNLNITSVSKPGVDDQQAKLIQEMYRGHDLEAAVKEGFSARDKAYAALAGEMVAANRNAISPSGFELAARRVARLMKADYNLAFLDVGGWDTHVNQGGATGVLADRIGQLGRGLAGLAEDLGPNTWPNTTVVVISEFGRTFKENGDRGTDHGHGSVYWALGGSIRGGRLVGEQAPINQAALNESRDLPVLSDYRAMFSSIAQQQHGLRDDQIERIFPNAPRPMSGWRLI, from the coding sequence ATGCATCGTCGAGACTTTCTGAGCGCGGGCCTAGCCGCGACGGCGGTGGCGGTCGGCGGCCGGGCCTGGAGCGCGCCCGCCACCGACCAGCGGCTCCTCGTGATCTTCCTGCGCGGCGGCTACGACGCCATGAATGTGGTGATCCCCACCTCCAGCGACTTCTATTACGAGAGCCGCCCGACCATCGCGATCGCGCGACCGGATCCGGCCAATCCCAACGCCGCCCTGCCCCTCGACAGCGACTGGAGCCTGCACCCGGCCCTCAAGGACAGCCTCTATCCCCTGTGGACCAAGAAGCAGATCGCCTTCGTTCCGTTCGCGGGCACGGACGACATGACCCGCAGCCACTTCGAGACCCAGGACACCATTGAGCTTGGCCAGCCGGGGGGCGGGCCCAGGAACTACCGCTCAGGCTTCATGGGCCGTCTAGCCAAGGAGCTCTCCGGTGGCCGTCCTATCGCGTTCACGGCCCAGCCGCCTCTGGCCTTCCAAGGGCCGATGTCGGTGCCGAACCTCAACATCACCTCAGTGAGCAAGCCCGGTGTCGACGACCAACAGGCCAAGCTGATCCAGGAAATGTACCGGGGCCACGACCTGGAAGCGGCGGTGAAGGAAGGCTTCTCAGCTCGGGACAAGGCCTATGCCGCTCTGGCCGGAGAAATGGTGGCCGCCAACCGCAACGCCATCTCCCCCAGCGGCTTCGAACTGGCCGCCCGCCGCGTCGCCCGCCTGATGAAGGCTGACTACAATCTGGCCTTCCTCGATGTGGGCGGCTGGGACACCCACGTCAATCAAGGCGGTGCGACGGGCGTGCTGGCCGACCGGATAGGTCAGTTAGGCCGCGGCCTCGCGGGCCTAGCCGAGGATCTCGGTCCTAACACTTGGCCAAATACGACCGTGGTGGTGATCTCGGAGTTCGGCCGCACCTTCAAGGAGAACGGCGACAGGGGCACCGACCACGGACACGGCAGCGTGTACTGGGCGCTCGGCGGATCCATTAGGGGCGGTCGCCTGGTCGGCGAGCAGGCACCAATTAACCAAGCAGCCCTCAATGAATCTCGCGATCTACCAGTCTTGAGCGATTATCGAGCGATGTTCTCTTCGATCGCCCAACAGCAACACGGGCTGCGTGACGATCAAATCGAGAGGATCTTTCCTAACGCCCCCAGACCGATGAGCGGCTGGCGTCTGATTTAA
- a CDS encoding DUF1800 domain-containing protein produces the protein MAGLIEGLFMRRLWLAIAICLSCVPASAGALDDAALVDRLTWGRTSQALADIQGQGADRWLKRQLRPPGPTQLPPQAQAQIDGLRISQEPMAQTAVAMDAENRAANKLTDPAARQAAQQAYQKAMGDLKQQAAARSLLRDLYSPNQLQEQMTWFWMNHFNVQADKRDIRAMVGDYEDQAIRPHALGKFRNLLKAADLHPAMLRYLDNDQNAVGHINENYAREILELHTMGVGSGYSQKDVEEMARVLTGIGVSLSPDAPKLKAEQQAFYVRRGLMEFNPARHDFGDKVVLGRQIEGTGLSEFEQTLDALARHPATARHISSKLALYFMGDAPPEVVDRMAAKFQRSDGDIAEVLSVLFKSSAFKASLGKKIKDPVHYAVSAVRLAYDGRPIANTAPLQGWINRLGQGLYNRDTPDGYPLEDTAWSGPGQLTTMFEVARQIGGNSAGLFKPNTAGAEDQPAFPQLQNALFYNTLEKRFSPQTRLALAQARSPAEWNTLFLSSPEFLHR, from the coding sequence ATGGCGGGGCTCATCGAGGGCTTGTTCATGCGCCGCCTCTGGCTCGCCATTGCCATTTGCCTTTCTTGCGTCCCCGCCAGCGCCGGCGCCCTGGATGACGCCGCCCTCGTCGACCGCTTGACCTGGGGACGCACGTCTCAAGCCTTGGCCGACATTCAGGGGCAAGGGGCGGATCGCTGGTTGAAGCGCCAACTTCGCCCCCCGGGGCCGACTCAACTTCCGCCTCAAGCCCAAGCGCAGATCGACGGCTTGCGCATATCCCAAGAGCCCATGGCGCAGACTGCCGTGGCGATGGACGCCGAAAACAGGGCCGCCAACAAGCTGACGGACCCCGCCGCGCGGCAGGCCGCGCAACAAGCCTACCAGAAGGCGATGGGTGACCTGAAACAGCAGGCCGCCGCGCGCTCGCTGCTGCGCGACCTCTATTCGCCAAATCAGCTCCAGGAACAGATGACCTGGTTCTGGATGAACCATTTCAACGTCCAGGCCGACAAGCGCGACATCCGGGCGATGGTTGGCGACTACGAGGACCAGGCGATCCGCCCGCACGCGCTGGGCAAGTTCCGCAATCTGCTGAAGGCGGCCGACCTGCACCCAGCCATGCTGCGTTATCTCGACAACGACCAGAACGCGGTCGGCCACATCAACGAGAACTACGCCCGCGAGATCCTCGAGCTGCATACGATGGGTGTCGGCTCGGGCTACAGCCAAAAGGACGTCGAGGAGATGGCGCGGGTATTGACCGGCATCGGCGTCAGCCTCTCGCCTGATGCGCCGAAGCTGAAGGCCGAGCAGCAGGCGTTCTACGTCCGGCGCGGACTGATGGAGTTCAATCCGGCGCGGCACGACTTTGGCGACAAGGTGGTCCTCGGCCGCCAGATCGAAGGGACCGGGCTTTCGGAATTCGAGCAGACGCTCGATGCGCTGGCCCGCCATCCGGCGACCGCGCGGCACATATCCAGCAAGCTGGCGCTCTATTTCATGGGGGATGCTCCGCCCGAGGTGGTCGATCGGATGGCCGCCAAATTCCAGCGCAGCGACGGCGACATCGCGGAGGTGCTGAGCGTGCTGTTCAAGTCGTCGGCGTTCAAAGCCTCGCTCGGCAAGAAGATTAAGGATCCGGTGCACTACGCCGTCTCGGCTGTGCGGCTGGCCTACGATGGCCGCCCGATCGCTAACACCGCGCCCCTGCAAGGCTGGATCAACCGGCTGGGCCAGGGCCTCTATAATCGCGACACGCCCGATGGCTATCCGCTCGAGGACACCGCCTGGTCGGGCCCGGGTCAGCTCACGACGATGTTCGAAGTCGCCCGCCAGATCGGCGGGAACTCAGCGGGCCTCTTCAAGCCGAACACCGCCGGCGCCGAAGACCAGCCGGCCTTTCCGCAACTCCAGAACGCCCTCTTCTACAACACGCTGGAAAAGCGGTTTTCCCCTCAGACGCGGCTGGCCCTCGCTCAGGCCCGGTCGCCGGCGGAGTGGAACACGCTCTTCCTGTCCTCCCCTGAGTTCCTGCATCGATGA